Proteins encoded by one window of Xenopus tropicalis strain Nigerian chromosome 6, UCB_Xtro_10.0, whole genome shotgun sequence:
- the znf250 gene encoding zinc finger protein 250, protein MAKYKGPVKFDEVAVVFSEDEWNLLTDQQRGLYMEVMKENYEHLIYLGFEVPVILSLLQDGGGIGSDTVTQSKSQQVAGAEESKSSVTLEGPIPETLPSNLKSKDPGGKKKPAKSVHWKDEEMDTNGSGYSHDENHDEQLPSSPNGRSLRKRKQYFCHDCEKCFKHSSALEAHRRVHSGDKPHQCDICKETFSYKSALIVHRRLHSQASTSKSQEEENQKPAETAPVVVKPPSPVNTTLENPPVSPTAPAVSASAPVVNTQVVNSNSTVVNSYGEKPHKCNYCDKRFNDLSILEAHHRIHTGKLAYPCTMCDQSFSKPSLLAAHNNTHKEGKPYQCDQCDKNFNDQSLLVAHKRTHTGEKPHKCSHCNKWFPNRTTLIAHEECHLKPKPYKCKHCEKSFNDKSLLVTHEGVHTDTKPFKCNQCPESFFLKTQLMVHQATHAPEKPFPCSQCERSFNKKETLLAHIRVHNLQNVQTQKPHRQ, encoded by the exons ATGGCCAAGTACAAG GGTCCGGTGAAGTTCGACGAGGTGGCGGTGGTCTTCTCGGAGGACGAATGGAACCTGTTAACGGATCAGCAGCGCGGGCTCTACATGGAAGTGATGAAGGAGAACTACGAGCACCTAATCTATCTAG GCTTTGAAGTTCCTGTTATCTTATCCTTGCTGCAGGATGGAGGAGGGATCGGCAGCGATACAGTCACCCAATCAAAATCCCAGCAAGTGGCCGGAGCTGAGG AGTCTAAATCCAGCGTTACGTTAGAAGGACCCATCCCTGAAACCCTTCCCTCAAACCTAAAGAGCAAAGATCCGGGAGGTAAGAAGAAGCCGGCCAAGAGCGTCCATTGGAAAGATGAAGAAATGGATACAAACGGGAGTGGCTATAGCCACGATGAAAACCACGACGAGCAGTTGCCTAGCAGTCCTAATGGGAGGAGCCTACGGAAGCGCAAGCAGTACTTTTGCCACGACTGTGAGAAATGTTTCAAGCACAGCTCTGCGCTGGAAGCCCACCGCAGGGTCCATAGCGGAGATAAGCCGCATCAGTGCGACATCTGCAAAGAGACCTTCAGCTACAAGTCTGCGCTTATTGTGCACCGCCGGCTCCATTCCCAAGCGTCAACAAGCAAATCCCAAGAGGAAGAAAACCAGAAGCCGGCCGAGACTGCACCCGTCGTCGTAAAACCCCCTTCACCAGTAAACACTACACTTGAAAACCCCCCTGTAAGTCCAACAGCCCCAGCTGTGAGCGCCAGCGCTCCCGTTGTCAATACACAGGTAGTCAACTCCAACAGCACAGTGGTCAACTCATACGGGGAAAAACCTCACAAATGCAACTACTGTGACAAAAGGTTTAACGACTTATCCATCCTGGAAGCGCACCACCGCATCCACACGGGGAAGCTGGCCTACCCGTGCACCATGTGCGATCAGAGTTTTTCCAAGCCGTCGCTGCTCGCCGCCCACAACAACACCCACAAGGAAGGCAAGCCCTACCAGTGCGACCAGTGCGACAAGAACTTCAACGACCAGTCGCTGCTCGTGGCGCACAAAAGAACTCATACCGGCGAGAAACCGCATAAATGCAGCCACTGCAACAAATGGTTCCCCAACCGAACCACCTTGATCGCCCACGAGGAGTGCCACTTGAAACCCAAGCCCTACAAGTGCAAGCACTGCGAGAAGAGCTTCAACGATAAGTCGCTGCTGGTCACCCACGAAGGCGTCCACACCGACACCAAGCCGTTCAAATGCAACCAGTGCCCCGAAAGCTTCTTCTTAAAGACTCAGTTGATGGTTCACCAAGCGACCCACGCGCCGGAGAAGCCCTTCCCCTGCAGCCAATGTGAGAGGAGCTTCAACAAGAAAGAGACTTTGCTAGCACACATCCGGGTTCATAACCTACAGAACGTTCAAACACAGAAGCCTCACAGGCAGTGA